The Helicobacter pylori genome includes a window with the following:
- a CDS encoding DUF3519 domain-containing protein, translating into MKLPKALNEATAGAALKYHIKRALERSHTISEFSKNLELSAQNAKFSNNTLKIIEELTNGVKSASEEIKEKATKYEQALKELQKIDESKLTKEQQQVLKVFNGELDQTEVKGIDLNDLYLLEQGSRNAGARKILRKHYGEENTGGLTNDELFNMSEVIKNGSVLLESFERIKNGFRYAYEWDNNGVKLRLVVDDLNNGNKIFDFYSDRNFIDFRDASLHSGNHPHEPNLTQKPLIDQEDLSKTSKDLNETTQKPTPLSPFEQANVEKLAKLESERLESEQEFLKAKEQETKRKEALKKKLEHERGNAGNIESQTKIEVGEDIPANTQTQLPKSRVRLNEREIYDLDYAIVKAKDLKPSFTTGGTQKRTDMNEKQIKSIAENFDPKKIFGSGGFEDLPIILNDGQVIAGNHRIQGMLNFTPKSRFAYEKAVKEYYHIDLKPDELLVRVPHNRLNNTEINNLAASSNQGRFNSESDHAIAVLSHYEPKLKELETKLNADSIYSLKNIVAKNLNFDKATHPNVGDSNLALLMFNMPRTKTQGIELLNRWQKEFSNDIKSYEKVKKMFVDNAGSFHNLIHDMSFPNVSLNAYLSNIMDRSFANLKNYQTTSESLKDLSEKFYKTSSLEMFEKSDQSTSDISEILGSAIARFARFDDPSKALFEALRSDNIKKGLKEFKIADEAKDMFNPDSKEFKDIDIYDFTHYLLMVNREPNENNPTLKRLIEAVQDMQKESKKGIKEAVSKTSTEETEKAIKERAFKVIEDKEAFLKDLNAIKPMQLPREIDSFLNAFNGIENKENFIKHLQSKPDAKHRLAYLHLVEPTLKEPDITLIFKNQGKEVKKEHIKAFQGDPKTIYYFLVTQDNDSKLITGLKVKPSYIKAEIDKADIIHSFIPQARTLKE; encoded by the coding sequence GTGAAATTACCTAAAGCTTTAAACGAAGCCACCGCAGGCGCAGCGTTAAAGTATCACATTAAAAGAGCGTTAGAAAGAAGCCACACAATAAGCGAGTTTAGTAAGAATTTAGAACTAAGCGCGCAAAACGCTAAATTTAGCAACAACACGCTTAAAATCATTGAAGAGCTTACTAACGGCGTCAAAAGCGCGAGCGAAGAAATCAAAGAGAAAGCCACTAAATACGAACAAGCCTTAAAAGAATTACAAAAGATTGATGAAAGCAAGCTTACTAAAGAACAGCAACAAGTTTTAAAAGTGTTTAACGGCGAGTTGGATCAAACAGAGGTTAAAGGAATAGATTTAAACGACCTTTATCTTTTAGAACAAGGATCAAGGAATGCGGGAGCTAGAAAAATACTAAGAAAGCATTACGGAGAAGAGAACACAGGCGGACTAACTAACGATGAACTATTTAACATGAGCGAAGTAATCAAAAACGGAAGCGTGTTATTAGAGAGTTTTGAAAGGATTAAAAACGGATTTAGATATGCTTACGAATGGGATAATAACGGCGTAAAGCTTAGGTTAGTCGTAGATGATTTAAACAATGGAAATAAGATTTTTGATTTTTATAGCGATAGGAATTTTATAGATTTTAGGGATGCCAGTCTACACTCTGGAAACCATCCCCATGAACCTAATCTTACACAAAAACCGCTAATAGATCAAGAGGATTTATCAAAAACAAGCAAAGATTTAAACGAAACCACACAAAAGCCTACACCCTTAAGCCCGTTTGAACAAGCCAACGTCGAAAAGCTTGCGAAACTAGAAAGCGAAAGATTAGAAAGCGAACAAGAATTTTTAAAAGCTAAAGAGCAAGAAACAAAGCGAAAAGAGGCTTTAAAAAAGAAATTAGAACACGAGCGAGGCAATGCGGGCAATATTGAAAGTCAGACTAAAATAGAAGTAGGAGAAGATATACCAGCGAATACGCAAACGCAACTACCTAAAAGCCGAGTGAGATTGAACGAACGAGAGATTTACGATTTAGACTATGCGATCGTGAAAGCCAAAGACTTGAAACCGAGCTTTACCACAGGCGGAACGCAAAAACGCACCGACATGAACGAAAAACAGATTAAAAGCATTGCTGAGAATTTTGACCCTAAGAAGATATTTGGGAGCGGAGGTTTTGAAGATTTACCGATCATTTTAAACGACGGGCAAGTGATCGCAGGAAACCACAGAATCCAAGGCATGCTGAATTTCACGCCTAAAAGCCGTTTTGCTTACGAGAAAGCGGTCAAGGAATACTATCACATAGACTTGAAACCGGACGAGCTGTTAGTGCGAGTGCCACACAACCGACTAAACAATACCGAGATCAACAATTTAGCGGCTTCTAGCAATCAAGGACGCTTTAACAGTGAGAGCGATCATGCGATAGCGGTTTTAAGCCACTATGAACCTAAATTAAAAGAATTAGAAACCAAGTTAAACGCTGATAGCATTTATTCATTAAAAAACATTGTGGCCAAAAACCTTAATTTTGATAAGGCTACTCATCCTAATGTAGGCGATAGTAATTTAGCGTTGTTAATGTTTAACATGCCACGCACTAAAACGCAAGGGATAGAACTATTAAACCGCTGGCAGAAAGAATTTTCAAATGATATTAAAAGCTATGAAAAAGTAAAAAAAATGTTTGTAGATAACGCAGGGAGTTTTCACAATCTCATCCACGACATGAGCTTTCCTAATGTAAGCCTAAACGCTTATTTAAGCAATATTATGGATCGCAGTTTTGCGAATTTAAAGAATTATCAAACAACAAGCGAGAGCCTGAAAGATTTGAGCGAAAAATTCTATAAAACGAGTTCGTTAGAGATGTTTGAAAAGAGCGATCAAAGCACAAGCGATATCAGCGAGATTTTAGGAAGCGCGATCGCACGATTTGCGAGGTTTGATGATCCAAGTAAAGCGTTATTTGAAGCTTTAAGAAGCGATAACATTAAAAAAGGTTTGAAAGAATTTAAGATCGCAGATGAAGCTAAAGACATGTTTAACCCTGATAGTAAGGAATTTAAGGATATTGATATTTACGACTTCACGCATTACCTTTTAATGGTGAATAGAGAGCCGAACGAAAACAACCCTACTTTAAAGCGCTTGATAGAAGCCGTTCAAGACATGCAAAAAGAAAGCAAGAAAGGGATTAAAGAAGCAGTAAGCAAAACAAGCACAGAGGAAACAGAGAAAGCAATTAAAGAACGAGCCTTTAAAGTCATAGAAGACAAAGAAGCGTTTTTGAAAGATTTGAACGCTATAAAACCCATGCAATTACCGAGAGAGATTGATAGCTTTTTAAACGCTTTTAATGGGATTGAAAATAAAGAAAATTTCATTAAACATTTACAAAGCAAGCCTGATGCTAAGCACCGATTAGCTTATTTGCATTTAGTAGAACCTACCTTAAAAGAACCCGATATTACGCTTATTTTTAAAAATCAAGGTAAGGAAGTTAAAAAAGAGCATATCAAAGCCTTCCAAGGCGATCCTAAAACGATTTATTATTTTTTAGTCACACAGGATAATGATAGTAAGCTTATTACAGGATTGAAAGTTAAACCAAGTTACATTAAAGCAGAGATTGACAAGGCGGACATTATCCACTCTTTCATTCCGCAGGCAAGAACGCTTAAAGAATAA
- the uvrB gene encoding excinuclease ABC subunit UvrB, translating to MPLFDLKSPYPPAGDQPQAIEALTKSLKNNNHYQTLVGVTGSGKTYTMANIIAQTNKPALIMSHNKTLCAQLYSEFKAFFPHNRVEYFISHFDYYQPESYIPRRDLFIEKDSSINDDLERLRLSATTSLLGYDDVIVIASVSANYGLGNPEEYLKVMEKIKVGEKHAYKSFLLKLVEMGYSRNEVVFDRGSFRATGECVDIFPAYNDAEFIRIEFFGDEIERIAVFDALERNEIKRLDSVMLYAASQFAVGSERLNLAIKSIEDELALRLKFFKEQDKMLEYNRLKQRTEHDLEMISATGVCKGIENYARHFTGKAPNETPFCLFDYLGIFEREFLVIVDESHVSLPQFGGMYAGDMSRKSVLVEYGFRLPSALDNRPLKFDEFIHKNCQFLFVSATPNKLELELSKKNVAEQIIRPTGLLDPKFEVRDSDKQVQDLFDEIKLVVTRDERVLITTLTKKMAEELCKYYAEWGLKARYMHSEIDAIERNHIIRSLRLKEFDILIGINLLREGLDLPEVSLVAIMDADKEGFLRSETSLIQTMGRAARNANGKVLLYAKKITQSMQKAFEITSYRRAKQEEFNKIHNITPKTVTRALEEELKLRDDEIRIAKALKKDKMPKSEREKIIKELDKKMRECAKNLDFEEAVRLRDEIAQLRTL from the coding sequence ATGCCTTTATTTGATTTAAAAAGCCCTTACCCACCAGCAGGCGATCAGCCCCAAGCCATAGAAGCCTTAACGAAAAGCTTGAAAAATAACAACCATTATCAAACTTTAGTGGGGGTTACAGGGAGCGGTAAGACTTATACGATGGCCAATATCATCGCTCAAACCAATAAACCCGCTTTAATCATGAGCCATAATAAGACCTTATGCGCGCAGCTCTATAGCGAATTTAAGGCGTTTTTCCCGCATAATAGGGTGGAGTATTTTATCTCCCATTTTGATTACTACCAGCCTGAAAGCTATATCCCTAGAAGGGATTTATTCATTGAAAAAGACAGCTCTATTAATGATGATTTAGAGCGTTTGAGATTGAGCGCGACCACCTCACTTTTAGGTTATGATGATGTGATCGTGATAGCGAGCGTTTCGGCTAATTATGGTTTGGGTAACCCTGAAGAATATTTAAAAGTCATGGAAAAAATCAAAGTGGGCGAGAAGCACGCCTATAAGAGCTTTTTATTAAAGCTAGTGGAAATGGGTTATAGCCGTAATGAAGTGGTGTTTGATAGGGGGAGCTTTAGAGCGACTGGGGAATGCGTGGATATTTTCCCCGCTTATAATGACGCTGAATTTATTAGGATTGAATTTTTTGGCGATGAGATAGAAAGGATTGCTGTCTTTGACGCTTTAGAAAGAAATGAAATCAAGCGCTTGGATTCTGTCATGCTTTATGCGGCCAGTCAGTTTGCCGTAGGGAGCGAGAGGTTGAATTTAGCCATTAAAAGCATTGAAGATGAACTCGCTTTAAGGTTGAAATTTTTTAAAGAGCAGGATAAAATGCTTGAATACAACCGTCTCAAACAACGCACCGAGCATGATTTAGAAATGATTAGCGCGACCGGTGTGTGTAAGGGCATTGAAAATTACGCGCGCCATTTTACAGGTAAAGCCCCTAACGAAACGCCTTTTTGCTTGTTTGATTATTTAGGGATATTTGAGCGGGAGTTTTTAGTCATTGTAGATGAAAGCCATGTGAGTTTGCCGCAGTTTGGGGGGATGTATGCAGGGGATATGAGCAGGAAAAGCGTTTTAGTGGAATATGGTTTTAGATTGCCTAGCGCTTTAGACAACCGCCCTTTAAAATTTGATGAATTTATCCATAAAAATTGCCAGTTCCTTTTTGTGTCCGCTACGCCCAATAAGCTAGAATTAGAGCTTTCCAAAAAGAATGTCGCTGAGCAAATCATTCGCCCTACAGGGCTTTTAGACCCTAAATTTGAAGTGCGAGACAGCGATAAGCAAGTCCAGGATTTGTTTGATGAAATCAAGTTAGTGGTGACCAGAGATGAAAGGGTGCTAATCACCACGCTCACTAAAAAAATGGCAGAAGAATTGTGCAAATATTATGCTGAATGGGGCTTGAAAGCGCGTTACATGCATAGTGAAATTGATGCGATTGAAAGGAACCACATTATCCGCTCTTTAAGGCTTAAAGAATTTGACATTTTAATAGGGATCAATCTTTTAAGAGAGGGGTTGGATTTGCCTGAAGTCTCTTTAGTAGCGATCATGGATGCGGATAAAGAAGGGTTTTTAAGGAGCGAAACAAGCCTCATTCAAACCATGGGGCGAGCCGCTAGAAACGCTAATGGCAAGGTTTTATTATACGCTAAAAAGATCACTCAAAGCATGCAAAAAGCCTTTGAGATCACGAGTTATAGGCGCGCCAAGCAAGAAGAGTTCAATAAAATTCATAACATCACCCCCAAAACCGTTACTCGCGCTTTAGAAGAGGAATTGAAATTAAGAGACGATGAGATTAGAATCGCTAAAGCCTTAAAAAAGGACAAAATGCCTAAAAGTGAAAGGGAAAAAATCATTAAAGAATTGGATAAAAAAATGCGAGAATGCGCGAAAAATTTGGATTTTGAAGAAGCGGTGCGTTTGAGAGATGAAATCGCTCAATTAAGAACGCTTTAA
- the purB gene encoding adenylosuccinate lyase, with product MLERYANEEMKALWNEQTKFETYLEVEKAVVRAWNKLGQIQDSDCEKICAKAAFNLERIKEIEKTTKHDLIAFTTCVAESLGEESRFFHYGITSSDCIDTAMALLMTKSLKLIQKGVKNLYETLKNRALEHKDTLMVGRSHGMFGEPITFGLVLALFADEIKRHLKALDLTMEFISVGAISGAMGNFAHAPLELEELACGFLGLKTANISNQVIQRDRYARLACDLALLASSCEKIAVNIRHLQRSEVYEVEEAFSTGQKGSSAMPHKRNPILSENITGLCRVIRSFTTPMLENVALWHERDMSHSSVERFALPDLFITSDFMLSRLNSVIENLVVYPKNMLKNLALSGGLVFSQRVLLELPKKGLSREESYSIVQENAMKIWEVLQQGAFKNADENLFLNALLNDERLKKYLSEDEIKACFDYSYYTKNVGAIFKRVFE from the coding sequence GTGTTAGAACGCTATGCGAATGAAGAAATGAAAGCCCTATGGAATGAGCAAACCAAGTTTGAAACCTATCTAGAAGTGGAAAAAGCTGTCGTTAGGGCGTGGAACAAGCTTGGGCAAATCCAAGATAGCGATTGTGAAAAAATCTGCGCTAAGGCGGCATTCAACCTTGAGCGCATCAAAGAAATTGAAAAAACCACTAAGCATGATTTAATCGCTTTCACCACTTGCGTGGCTGAAAGCCTGGGCGAAGAATCGCGCTTTTTTCATTATGGGATCACTTCTAGCGATTGCATTGATACGGCTATGGCGTTATTGATGACAAAAAGCTTAAAACTCATTCAAAAAGGCGTTAAAAACCTCTATGAAACCCTTAAAAACAGGGCTTTAGAGCATAAAGACACGCTGATGGTGGGCAGAAGCCATGGGATGTTTGGCGAACCCATTACTTTTGGCTTAGTGTTAGCCCTTTTTGCTGATGAAATCAAACGGCATTTAAAAGCCTTAGATTTAACGATGGAATTTATCAGCGTGGGAGCGATCAGTGGGGCTATGGGGAATTTCGCGCACGCCCCTTTAGAATTAGAAGAATTAGCGTGCGGATTTTTAGGCTTAAAAACCGCCAATATCAGCAATCAAGTCATTCAAAGAGACCGCTACGCTAGGCTTGCATGCGATCTGGCTCTTTTAGCGAGCAGTTGTGAAAAAATCGCTGTCAATATCCGCCATTTGCAACGCAGTGAAGTCTATGAAGTGGAAGAAGCTTTTTCAACAGGGCAAAAAGGGAGCTCTGCGATGCCTCACAAAAGAAACCCCATATTGAGCGAGAATATCACCGGGCTTTGCAGGGTGATTCGCTCTTTTACTACCCCTATGTTAGAAAATGTCGCCTTATGGCATGAAAGGGACATGAGCCATAGCTCTGTGGAGCGTTTTGCATTACCCGATCTGTTTATCACTAGCGATTTTATGCTCAGCCGCCTAAATAGCGTGATTGAAAATTTGGTGGTTTATCCTAAAAACATGCTTAAAAATTTAGCTTTGAGTGGGGGGTTAGTTTTTTCGCAACGAGTGTTATTGGAATTGCCCAAAAAAGGTTTGAGCAGAGAAGAAAGCTATTCTATCGTGCAAGAAAATGCGATGAAAATATGGGAGGTTTTGCAACAAGGCGCTTTTAAAAACGCTGATGAAAATTTGTTTTTAAACGCCCTACTCAACGATGAACGCTTGAAAAAATATTTGAGCGAGGATGAAATCAAAGCATGTTTTGATTACAGCTATTACACTAAAAATGTGGGGGCGATTTTTAAAAGGGTGTTTGAATAA
- a CDS encoding outer membrane protein, which produces MKRALYLILGLSCVLNAKGFKDVLTQGDYTFFDKKVVSPIKRYADRSAFYLGLGYQLGSIQHNYSNLNLSQQFNKSQIVFSDGLSPVFKNSYVSNGFGVQVGYKWVGKHEETKWFGFRWGLFYDLSASLYGQKESQSVIISTYGTYMDLLLNAYNGDKFFAGFNLGIAFAGVYDKLSDALLYQALLLDTFGGKVDPNGFQFLVNLGVRLGNKRNQFGFGIKIPTYYFNHYYSMNNISNNSEDVLKVLRFLEYGINSLLYQVDFRRNYSVYFNYTYSF; this is translated from the coding sequence TTGAAACGAGCGTTATACTTAATTTTAGGGCTTTCTTGCGTGCTTAATGCAAAGGGTTTTAAAGATGTTTTGACTCAAGGGGATTACACTTTTTTTGATAAAAAGGTGGTTTCGCCCATCAAACGCTATGCGGATAGATCGGCATTTTATCTAGGGCTTGGGTATCAGTTGGGGAGCATTCAGCACAACTACAGCAACTTGAATTTATCCCAACAATTCAATAAAAGCCAAATCGTTTTCAGCGATGGCTTAAGCCCTGTTTTTAAAAATTCGTATGTATCTAATGGTTTTGGCGTTCAGGTAGGCTATAAATGGGTGGGTAAGCATGAAGAAACGAAGTGGTTTGGATTTAGGTGGGGGTTATTTTATGATTTGAGCGCTTCTCTTTATGGCCAAAAAGAATCGCAGTCTGTTATCATTTCCACTTACGGCACTTATATGGATTTATTGCTTAACGCTTATAATGGGGATAAGTTTTTTGCCGGGTTCAATCTGGGGATCGCTTTTGCTGGAGTGTATGACAAATTGAGCGATGCGTTATTGTATCAAGCCCTTCTTTTAGACACTTTTGGCGGGAAAGTGGATCCAAATGGTTTCCAATTTTTGGTAAATTTAGGGGTTCGTTTGGGGAATAAGCGCAACCAATTTGGCTTTGGGATTAAAATCCCCACTTATTATTTTAACCACTATTATTCCATGAATAACATTAGCAATAATAGTGAAGATGTCCTCAAAGTTTTACGATTTTTAGAATACGGGATCAACAGCTTGTTATACCAAGTTGATTTCAGGCGCAATTACTCGGTTTATTTCAACTACACTTATAGTTTTTAA